atacacaagtaCAGTTTAATCCCTTGCGAAATCTGCAGCTGCCAAAAGTCAGCTTTATCTGTATAGTTTTGAGTAAAGTTATTTTTGATGCCTTCTGTAATCTTTCTGAAATACTGCTATTCTCCATCAGTGCCCTAAGGTAAAGTTACAAGGTGTAGTGTCAGGGCACATGTGGATCTGTTCATCCTGAGCAATGCATTTTAAGAATTGTGACAAATAGCATAAAGAAGCCAACAGGTATTACATTAGACCAGCTGAACCTAATTTTATTAAGTTTTATTCAGAAGCATCACATAGCAAGTAAACTTCAAAATTAAGTTTAGTTACAAACTAgttgtttcttattttttttttccagtccccTTTTGCTTTCTTTTACGACCACATGAAACTTGAGAAGCCATCTAAAGCTAAATCATTTAGTGGAGTTGGGCAATTCCCAAGTGTCCAACAAGAAGGCCTGGTTTAGGCTGCGATGGCCACTGTCATTCCTGGTGATTTGTCAGAAGTAAGAGATACCCAGAAAGTCCCTTCAGGGAAACGTAAGCGTGGTGAAACCAAACCAAGAAAAAACTTTCCTTGCCAACTGTGTGACAAGGCCTTTAACAGTGTTGAGAAATTAAAAGTTCATTCATACtctcacacaggagagaggccctacaAGTGCACACAACAAGACTGCACCAAGGCCTTTGTTTCTAAGTACAAATTACTAAGGTATTAAACTCTATTTATCTTTCAGATTATATTATCTATTTTATGTTGGCCATTTTAAGCCTTGTAAAAGTATATGTTTGTGTACACATTCTTCAGCTGATTTGCAGAGAGGAAATGTTAATTAAAGTAGACATTGGTTTGTTTCTAGAATTCTAAGTTACAGTAAGTTTACCAGCTAATGTCTTtgagtttgtttttataaatgaGACTAGAATTTTCATTTGTATAAGGAGTTGCCACAAGAAAAGTGTATGGACTGAGAAAATTTTGGCTATGGACATTTACACAAGTACTTTTATACTTGCCCATATCCCTGTTCCAGTAGCTAAAAACCATCAGAAACTAAAGTGTCAATTTAAATGTAATGTTCATGTTTTGCTATATTTAAATTTGTCAAACTATCTTTGTAGTGTCCTGCTGTCAGCTAAAAAAGATTCTGTTGTGAAGAAACGTTAGTGTAGTATTTAGctgccattaaaaaaatgaacactTGTACTTTTTGATCAAAATAATTACTTACAGAATATATCTGTGTTTAAAGGCATATGGCTACTCATTCTCCTGAGAAAACCCACAAGTGTAATTATTGTGAGAAAATGTTTCACCGAAAAGATCACCTAAAGAATCACCTACATACACACAATCCCAACAAAGAGGCCTTTAAGTGTGAAGAATGTGGAAAGAACTACAATACCAAGCTTGGGTTTAAGCGTCATCTGGCTTTGCATGCTGCAACAAGTGGTGACCTCACCTGTAAGGTATGTTTGCAGACATTTGAAAGCACGGGAGTGCTGCTGGAGCACCTAAAAACTCATGCAGGCAAGTCATCGGGTGGAGTAAAGGAGAAAAGGCACCAGTGTGAACACTGTGATCGTCGGTTCTACACCCGAAAGGATGTCCGTAGACACATGGTAGTGCACACTGGAAGAAAGGACTTCCTCTGTCAGTATTGTGCACAGAGATTCGGGCGGAAAGATCACCTAACACGCCATATGAAGAAAAGTCACAACCAAGAACTTTTGAAGGTCAAACAAGAGCCAATGGACCTTCTAGATCCCTTTACCTGCAATGTTTCTGTGCCTATAAAGGATGAGCTGCTTCCAGTGATGTCTTTACCTTCCAGTGAGCTGACATCAAAGCCATTTACAAACACTTTGCAATTGAATCTCTACAATACTCAAATTCAGTCCATGCAGAGTTCTGCATCTGCACACCAAATGGTCACCACATCATTACCCTTGGGAATGCCTTGTCCAATAGATATGGAGTCTGTTCACCCGTCTCACCAGCTATCTTTGAAATATCCACTCAGTTCTACCTCATATGCAATTTCTATGCCTGAAAAAGAACAGCCATTGAAAGGGGAAATTGAAAGTTACTTAATGGAGTTGCAAAGTGGTATACCGTCTTCATCCCAGGATTCTCAAGCATCTTCATCTAAATTAGGGTTGGATCCTCAAGTAGGGCCACTAGATGATGGATCTGGGGAGGTTTCCCTTTCCAAAAGCTCTGTTTCCATTAGTGAACCTCTAAATCCCCAACCGTTGGACTTTTCTCAGTTGTTCGGCTTCATACCAGTAAATGGCCCTCCCTATAACCCTTCTGTTTCAGTGGGAAATCTTGGAATGAGTTATACACAGGAGGAGGCGCATTCTTCAATGGCTCAACTTCCACCACAAACACAGGATCCTCACGATCCTAGCAATAGTATAGGTCTTGGGTCCCTGCACTCACTGTCAGCAGCTTTCGCAAGCAGTCTAAGCACAACCACCACCCTACCACGTTTTCATCAAGCTTTCCAGTAGGATGTACAAAGCTGGCTTATTACTGTCTATTTGTAGAAATGCCTTAGGTAATCATTTTTAATTTAGTGCCTACTATAAGACATTACAAATTCTCTGCTTTTGTACAGTACCAATCTCATGAAGCCAGTAAGAAATTTAAATTAACTTTTACATGTTTTGAAAGTGTTTTATTCTCAACTGTGTTtactttggtttttaaaaagtttcattgaTTTGTTTGAATTTTCACTGCCAATTGAcacactgacaaaaaaaaaaaaaaatcaatagaaagCAATTCCTGCTAAACTTTGACACACACCCCTTGTTTATaacttttctgaaacttttcagtCATTCTGTTTTGTCAAGTAAATGGTAGCTCGACCGTTTTACATTTTGTGCATTTTGTAATAGAATCCTAGTTTTTAATTTTACACACAGCTTCCTGAAGATCTTCAAATGAACTAAATGGTGGTATCTTATGTGGTCCATAATctgaaatcaattttttttttaaattagcatagAATTCAAACGTCCTTGTTGGAAATGTGTACATACTTTTCATTTTGACTTAGTCATTATGAAAGGTATTAAAAACTTGCTATTTTCTGGCTTAACTTGTTGCTGCCTGTATCAAGATTGGATAAGAAGCAATTTAACTTAAATACTCATCGTAATGcgacaaaattaaaaaaacatttattcttGTTTAATTGGCTAATGTGTCAAGTTAAAATTGGAACTGTTTTGTGCTTTTGTGACTCTGGTGAAGGGAAAAGAGGCAAAATTAATGGCTGACCCTGAAATATAAAAGTGTTGTAATTTAGTAGTGCGGAATATTTTGTCACAATTTTTGATTTAATTCTTAACTTGCTGTCTTTCTTTTTAGTAGCATAGAAGGAGCACTGCATAGGAGTCTTCAGATTGTATATTCACGTCTGTAGGCATCAGTCTTTCCCAGCTGCCACAGCCAAAGTGTGGGTCAAGTCCAGCCTGAAGTTTTATACCTAGTGTCCGTTCAATGTGAGCCTGCAGTCAGAGAGTGAATGTAAATTTGCAGatatccattttaatttttttttttttaagcagagtgGGTCTTTTCAGTTGTGTGATGTGATGTGTTATGTCCTCCTAAGCAACAAGTTAAATGTTAATCACACTTACTACACCTGGGTACTTGGCTAGGGACTTTTTTCCCATTGCCAAGGTTTAAAGACAGGACTCTTAGGAGTGAAGTAAAAGCATATTGCTTACACCACTTTTACCTAATCTGATATACTCACGTCTCCTACCCCTAATAACCAAAAGAGAAATAACTGTGATGTGTAAAAGCAAGCTAGATTTGCTTTAACTCAATACTAATATTCATTTTCCTTGTCATTTTTTGGAtaaggaattaaaaaataaaaatgaaatacagtCGTATCACTCAGTCAGTAGTGAGGACGCATACAAGGTTTTAAGTGGTTAAAATAAATGTACTTCACAGAAAAAGAAGTTGCTCCCATTGAAGGAGCTTTTGCTCCCAATATTTTATCATTAGctcctcctttttttccctctagGAGCAATATGCAGGTGTAGTTTTACTATTTTATACTTATatgtatttaaattttattaCTGAAAGATAATGTTTTTATAAATGTGTTTGTGTTCCAAAGGCATTAAAATAAGGATGTATTAATAAGGATAATACCTTTTCAAATTCTGGGTTTAGGAGCATATGATCTCAAAGTGGACTTTAGCTCTGCTTCATGACTGCTTCCTTTAGTTTCTATGAAACAGATTGCTTACCTACATCTTTAGTTGAATGATGTGTTCAGtattgcttccccctccctccaccccaagcattttaaggaaagaaaaacattgtgTGAAAAGAGCacaaaataaacagaacagaaacactttaatactagtttaaaccagcaagcaTAAGATAAAAAGCAAGTGGAAAGAAGTTACTTTATTCTGGATCTTGTTTAACCAGTTTGAGCGGAAGATAAATGGATTCCATTTCCTTAATGGGCCATATTGTATGTGGAACTGAGCATCTTCAACTTCTGAAAAGTTTTGGGTGCACAGAATCATACCCTTCGTAAGCCACATTTGTCACCCAGAAAAGGCAAGTGGAGACAGGCAATTCCATTAGGTTGTGTTTGTCAATATATGCAGCTGTTGGAAAATGAATATGCATATCACCAATTTCAGAACTACAGTGAATTGTTAGTCTGGCAGCAGGGAAGGCCACTTGTTAGTGTTGCAAATTAGTTTAATCTTAACTGCCAACACAGAACATTCTGACAGACCTATCCCATTGCTTAAGGGGATGGAAGTGGTGTGTATCTAGCATTTAGAAAAAGTGCCATTTGTTTATCAGTTTTAGTTCTGATTAGACTtgattgaaattttttttgccagcatCCATTTTCTTAGTATATAACCAGAATCTTTACTACTAATGGTAGTGCCTTAGCTTTGTAAAAAGGGATTGACGTTTCACTTCAGAAATAGGGACCTCAGACAAGATATTGAACCTCATTCAGTCAGGGCTTCAGTTGGTGGCTACATGATGTATGTTTGCTACTGAACTAGGATGTATGAATATGTGGAAGCAGATTGACACTGTTAGCAATATTAACACATTAGTGCTTTAGAGTATATTTAGGCAGAATTATTATTGGCCACTattaaaatgtcagtttttaAACCCTACTTTCTTGTTACCgagttgatttttattttttcaaggggggggggggaggctggctgATCATGCACCACTCTTTGTGCAACTTTTAAACTTCTagtatgttttttaaatatatatatttttgtgtaCTTGTTGCTTGTGCTTTATTTAGTAGTAAATTGTGGAATAGAGTGATTTATTGTTAATTTCACAGTAGCGGTTTTTAAAAACCATATACTGACTGAAACATGAGCCAGAGCTGATTGCTTATTAAGCTAATAATGAATGTTAAGAGTACATATTTTCAGGATCATTTGCCTAGTGAGCTATACATGTATTATAggccaatattttttaaaataaagcttgtTCAACCTCTATGTTACACATATTACAAGATATAGcactttcaaaaagaaaacctAAACCTTTTAAGAAAATTTCTTACAGGTTATGCTTTTTATTATAAAAACTTTTATTATAACTTGTTTCAAGTGCCATTAGATTACATATATGTAGGACTTTGGTATAATGCTTTGTGTACAAAATGGTAGACGTAATTTTAAACAGGTACATTTTTACAGTGTTTTCTTATCAATTTGCTATATTGCACAAAACCAGTGTGTCTTTCTTAAGGCTTTTACAATGGTTTTTTACTAGGTTTACATGTTTCAAACTACACTGTCTTCTACTGCCATTTTTAACACCAATACAAAAGTCATGCGTTCCTCACCAATTATAAACTGTGCACTCTGGAGTTTTGGATGGTAAACGttcatagaattttaaaataccctATGTTCGCTATGCTGCTGTCTGAAGTCAACATGGGGCCCGATCTTACCCCATTAAATTAAAGGGAAGCAGGACTGCACCCTTAGTTATGTCTGTTTGTCTCATACACTGGTTTAGCAGCTCATTCTACATACTTGTCAGTCTCTAGAAGGCCTATGAAATGTACTTTTGCTATAAACTATGTAGACACTCAGCTACCCATCCTGCAATCCTCCCAGTGTACAATGAAAACCACCACCTATTTAACATTACCTGGGGAGTCAAAATGAAGTAATGCCATTATAGTTCAAAAGTGTATCTGGAAAGTCCCAACGCCCTTATACAATAAGGGTGTCTTATTTTGTTGGAAGGCAGTGTCTTTTGATAACAGTTATCTAGCCCTGGAAGTGACACAGAACTATTGCTAATCATATGTAAACACTTTTCAGTATAAGCTTCAGTGGTACAGTTGAACCAGAATGAATGTTTATCTTCTCAGAAACACTCCTGCAATATTGTTATATTGGATCATGCTGCTAATGTAACTTGGGATACAACTCCTCTCATGGTGCTACAAACCTTTCTGTCTCATTCAGATGTATTTTTACCCTTAGAAAAAAGGACTATACTAGACCTGTAGGTATACGATATATTTTTATACTGTGACTTAATTTGTCATTAATGAACTTTGTACACCACCACAATGTATTCATATGCACTTGCAAAAGGAAAATCTTGGACATGCAAATGTATACCCAAACAAGCCTGACTTTTGTTCACAAAACTAGAGGATGACAGTTAGTTAAAATGAAATGTGGGCTTTTTCTATGGTGTGGAGTGAAGAACATACTGTATGTTGCTAAGAGCCCTTTGAATTTAGACAGAAACTATATTGGGGAATGGATGACGCACCTGAACCTGACTTGGATTGCTGAAATTATATTTTTGGctagtggggaaaaaatgtttggaCTTGtatgttaaaatgttttaatgataAGGATTGAGtcaaaaatagaaaggaaaaaaaacaaacaaaaaaaaaaacccacccctgcattccagactgaatttgtatATGTTTCTTGCATTTAAAATTGCTATCCTGTGATATGGGAAATTGAGTTGCTTATCATGTATATgtactttaaaatgtattcacaAACTACTGTTGTATTTGTATAAAATATAGACAAAAAGATGGCATATATATTTTTGTGTATAAGCTCTGTAAAATAGCAATCCCAGTATGAAGCTGCAGCAGAACTTCATTTTAAACATTCACATCCAAAGAAACAGACTATTTATTGTCCACAATACCCAGATTATAAAATATACCTTGCTGCTATCAAACAATAGTGCTGCAGCTACAGTGTTATGTTTGCTGTACAAAAATATGTGAACTCCACAAAATATATCAATAAAGTTACAGAATGGTTTTAGTTAATGTATAACGTATGGCTGGCATTTTAATAGACAAACGTGGTTGCATGTGTGGGGTTTTAGAAAATGATCATAAATTACAACTGACACATTAGacacatttattttcattctgcaAAGATTTAACAACTTGCGTGATTTAAAACTGGGAGGATGGCAGTTATTCAGAGGCtcataaaacaaaacataggCATCTGCAGTCCATGATTTAACCACGTGACCAATTGGAAGATCCTACTTTCACTGTAGTGTACTAGTGGCATCTCTACATTGAAAATAAGGATTGAGGGAGCTGCCGCGTTACGTGTTTGAAGCCCGCCGTGAGAAACCGGCAGGTGAGTTTGAGACTTATTAGCGCACAGGAGATTGTGATGTGTTGCGTGATCACTTCAGACAGAAATATGGGCAATTCGTGTTGACTTTACACTTGCTATTTGTAATGACTGGAAATTATGCTTTAAACAAGACTGTTGGGACATTTCCATGAAAAACCATCCTGGGAAGCTCTGTGAGGCCAAAACACTACATATGCATGAGTCACTACAGTCAGTGCCTCAACATACAGATGGTAGTACTGTGAATCTAGTCAAAACCCTATTCCTGCCGTGCTGTGTATAGTTTGTCGCCCCTTGCTCCCATTCCAGTAGATACTTCCACTAACTTATGACGACATACTAGGAAGCTAAGAGACTAGCAGCTGCCTGACAGTGGGTTTACATTCATATTCCATCCATTCTCAACAGTGTATTTGGGTTTGTGTCTCTGGGAGTATAAAGCTTAACCCTCACCACTGACTACATTTCCTGCTTTTGCTTTCTCTTCCCATATTAaggggggaaaagaagaaaaggcagAAAGGAATTGAAAAGAGATTCTGCTCCTGCGAACTATGGACCTAGATGTCTCACCTACTGTGAGAGAGATTTTTACCTTATTGTctcaaatttctctctctcccctgcactgGCTAGTGCCAATAGAAAAATCACTTCTCTACCATGTGCTCCTCATTTgctttatattgcagtagtgccaaaAGACACTCATGAGAATCTGAGCCTGGCTCTATATACATGGAGAGATATGTTCCCTACtctgaaaagcttacaatctgaaTTAAACAGGCAACGTAGAAACAAAGTGTCACATtagctacatttttttttaacatttcccccTAAAGCACCCTTCCcccattttaaaagaagaaaaaatcctTTGTCCAGGTGCCTCACCCAGTATTCTCTACACTTGCTGGCCTAGCATGTCCTCCTTTCCAGCCTGACAGTGCTGGAGAAATAGAGAAAGTTCTATAAATGGTTGGACAGGTGGGGCACAGCCAGTTGACTGATATTGTAAAATGGAtgatagaaaaatattttctaaaggcCCCATGGCATGGTCCCTTCTCCTCCTGTGGGTGGGAGCTCCAGCTGCCTTCTCCAAAGGTAGGGGACAGGTACAGAGGGTTCTACTTCCTCCTGGGACTACTGTTTAGAGTAACCAGATGCTGGAGCCCTTTTATATCTCCTGTGAGTCTGGCCATATTGCTAAAGACCTCTCAGCTGGGGAGGGTATTGTTTGTCACCTGCCTTTCAGCATGTCCTCATTATTTTAGCGTGGGGAGTGCAGGAGTAAATACTAACTTGCTGTGTTGTACCCAATGGGCACTAGATTCAGCCACCATCTCAGTTCCTGCAGAGCATGAGCACTGCCAGCTTCGGTGATCTgggatatattttattttttgagtcCCTCAGCTCTGTCTTCTTTCTTCCCCACATACAGAGAAGGGATTACTGAGTGACCCCTGTGGAAAGTTCAGAGATGTTATCACTTCAGCAATATTAAACTAAAAGGTTGTTTGGACCTCCCTACTATTTAGCAGGCAATATCTATGGTAAacaagagaggagaggagatgaGGGCTCAATATCTTCCTTAGCAATACATCTAGTGACTTCCTTGTCTTCCTTGTGACTAGAGGGGAAAGCCCACTTgggttctcttttcttttttttttttttttccctccctccggTGGATTCCCAAGTATGAAGAAAATAGCTTTGTCGGGAGGGAGAATTTAGAACAGGTTTCCAAAACTATGGTCTGTGATCCACTGATGGTGTGAGAGAGAGCTGATTGATCACATGGTGTTGGCTTCTCCATTTTCAGTTGCTGTATTCTATTTTCAGGTGTAAGTGTACTTTTAATTTTCCATGTTGCCAATTGTAATTGCCAGAGGAATGTTATGTTGTCATAAATGGGCAGGAGGCCCACAAGATACTCTGTAATAAAGTACACTCCATGCGATGTAAAAGTTTGAGAAGGCATGCTAGATGATTTAACCCTTGACTATGGTGATTGAGCAGAACCTTTAAGCAAAGAACCAGTGATGCCTCATCCCCAGATTTATAACTGCATTGGGGATGGAGATGTTGAGGCTATAAGCATGCAAGAAAGTGGTAGAAGTTCTAGCCAATCCTCTCTGGTATTCTCTCTTCATACTTCTACTTTGATCGGTGTCACTCAGAAGGTAGCGCAAGTGTGGCAACTGTCTCCAAGTCCTAGAGCATAAATACCTGGGTTCCTCAGAGAAGGCAGTGCAATTTTCTTCATAGATCCGAAGTAGATGCAACAGTGTTATCTTCACGTCTCATGTCTTCCTCACTGAAACCATGACTTGTGAAAGGCCTGGGTGCATTTTGTGTGTTATCAGCTTCCATCCTAGCTTTTGACTTCCTGTGACCGATGCATTTCTTGTGTATTTATCTTGTGATACATTTTaggcctttgggggggggggcgcggagaggGGAATTAATGTCTTTGGAGTAGCATATGCTACAGCGTAGTGGTGACCTGTATAGTTCATAGGCCTCTAGTAGGCAACTGAGATGCTGCTTGCATGTACCTTCCACCACCCCGCCCACTGCTTTCTTGAAATATCAAACAGCCatgggtttgtttgctttttaataagGTGCTAATAAAACTGTGGTCATGTAAAAGGCACATGATGCATCTCTACATGACAGTGTCCTTGGCTCACATCTGCTCTGTCTGGAAATGGAACACCAATAGGAGTGAGAACTCCCTGGAGAGGCAGAGTGCTCCAGGAACAGCAAGGATCGCaggcttcctcctctcccccacccacctgccccaaGCTGACCCCTGTAGGCACACAAGGCAACTGAGAAAACCCATTTTACTTAGGAGTGAATGTGCTGTGAggattctctttctcttctctctcaccaGGAATACAGAGAGGTCATTCACTCCACATGCATGCCTCTTCCCTTCACTGCACCACTCTGAACATTGAGACAATTAGCAGTGGAGAGGTGAAAAGACTGGACACCATGGGAGGATTAGTACTAGGGAAATGGACCTGGGGTGGTGGAGTGTCATGGAGATAGATAGGGTGGTTTGGGACTATGGAGAGTTAGTGGGTTTTGGGATGTGGGGAGTTAGAGAAGATGAGGGGAAAGGAACGAAAGGAGGAAGAGATTGAGATGAGAAGCTCAGGGAAAGAAATTGAAAGTAAGTAtaagaaggaagaaaaaatattctttggATGGGGAGAATGGAAAAGGGTAGAAAAGCAGAGGGATAGACACCAGGATATAtaacagaagaaaaggaaaagtgtgaaggATGATAAAAGGAAAGAATGATAAAAGCAAGGGAAACCTAGTAAGTTTTAagtatttaatattttgattCCAAAATAAAATAGTTCTGCCTagttagggttaccagatagcaactgtgaaaaaacgggacagggagtggggactAATAGGCAcgtatataagaaaaagtcccccaaaacgggactgtccctttaaaaatgggacatctggtcaccctgtgccTCGTGGGCATGTTCTGTAATAAAACAGAATATTCAGGATGTACAATTATATATTCAAGTCAAGAAGTAACAATGGCAAGGTTGcccccttgtgcatgtgcattacaATCCAGTCTCTTCATGATCTTTAGCCTATATCAGTAAAGCAATATCAGATGTTCCCTATAGCTTTAGATAGATGTGTAGCATCTTCTAAATGTTTAATTTGTGCATAATTCTATTAATTCAATGGCATAATGGTTCACTACGTCTTCAAGGATTTAAATTGGGAAGATGAATTCTGtgatgcatatttttaaaatgacaggtttcagagtaacagccgtgttagtctgtattcgtaaaaagaaaaaagaaaaggagtacttgtggcaccttagagactaaccagtttatttgagcatgagctttcgtgagctacagctcacttcatcggatgcatagcatattgtggaaactgcagaagacattatatacacacagagaccatgaaacaaaacttcctcccaccccactgtcctgctcgtaacagcttatctaaagtgatcatcaaggagggccatttccagcacaaatccaggttttctcacccttccctgcgtctgtggggggggggggggggaagggtgagaaaacctggatttgtgctggaaatggccctccttgatgatcactttagataagctgttacgagcaggacagtggggtgggaggaagttttgtttcatggtctctgtgtgtatataatgtcttctgcagtttccacaatatgctatgcatccgatgaagtgagctgtagctcacgaaagctcatgctcaaataaactggttagtctctaaggtgccacaagtactccttttcttttttctttttatatttttaaaatgtaatcaaCAGCCAGTCACTCTACAGTTTCTTTTCAACCTGCAGCCGAGCCTTCTTTTGATGCAGTCCATGTTATAAAACAGTTAATTGTGAAAATACTTAACTAAAAATGTAAGTGGTTTCTGGTGGTTAACATAGATTGAAACATGTTAGGGAGACCACACCACATTGTTGCATTACTCCTGGGTGGGGTATATATGCCACTAACTTTCAGTATTACTTtaaaccagtgatactcagacctcagtggttcaggagccaaattagggGTTAATATTACCCAAAAGAGctacagtagtgtgaattcattttctgtgtgtgtctgtgtgtgtatataaattctCACACGAAATGACTGACCaaatattttatcaactacaattggttaataacatagtaaaagtatcctgattggttaataatgaaatcacacagtgttttaatattgtGCTGCAAAGAgtcgcaggagacacattaaagagccagtTGCAGCTCAAGAGCTTCAGGCTCAGTATTACTGCTCTAAACTGTTATACTTAATCTATACTATGTTGTGTAAAAATGGTATTAGTGTGTCCTTTTCATATAAATCACTTCTGTGGACTCTGATATACACCGAGTAGTACAGGGTACTAGAAGATGTTATACACACCATTGTcatagtgtatatatatataaatttagaACTGCTtgcacaaacttttaaaaaaattcaccatGCATACAGACCAACCCTGGAAAAGTAATTTATCACCAGCTATGttgttgaggtttttttgttttgtttttttaattaaaaatataaatggtggttggtttttgttttttacaagtcCAAGCTGGGTGAGACAGCCAAAGATTCACACGGATTAAGACTCTACATATGGTTTCCAAGCAGGCTGAAGAGTTTCCCACAAATATTTGATTTGTCTGAGAGATGGCAACTACTTGTAGAGTGTACTGAGTCCTGACAAGAAGGTACCTGTCAGACCCTTACATGTTTTGACGGATACAATTTCAGCATGAAAGTTCTTCAGGTAGTGACTTTGAACATAAGCCCACCTTCTGGCTTATTGCTTTTATAACTAAATTAAGAATAAGGGACATTACATGATATTGTTATAGGTAAGATcatttctctcccttttctcATAGAATCAGTGTTCAATTTTAAAGTGGGAACAGACCAGCAAAATATGCCAGGGCAGAGGACTGTACTTCAGTTGAACACTAATGTAATGGACACTAAAGAGAAGTAGCCGTGGAATAAAACCCCAAACTCACTGAAGTCCTAGGCTGGGCACGTTTACCTACCTCTGACTGATGCCTAaaagctc
The Natator depressus isolate rNatDep1 chromosome 2, rNatDep2.hap1, whole genome shotgun sequence DNA segment above includes these coding regions:
- the PLAG1 gene encoding zinc finger protein PLAG1 isoform X1, which gives rise to MATVIPGDLSEVRDTQKVPSGKRKRGETKPRKNFPCQLCDKAFNSVEKLKVHSYSHTGERPYKCTQQDCTKAFVSKYKLLRHMATHSPEKTHKCNYCEKMFHRKDHLKNHLHTHNPNKEAFKCEECGKNYNTKLGFKRHLALHAATSGDLTCKVCLQTFESTGVLLEHLKTHAGKSSGGVKEKRHQCEHCDRRFYTRKDVRRHMVVHTGRKDFLCQYCAQRFGRKDHLTRHMKKSHNQELLKVKQEPMDLLDPFTCNVSVPIKDELLPVMSLPSSELTSKPFTNTLQLNLYNTQIQSMQSSASAHQMVTTSLPLGMPCPIDMESVHPSHQLSLKYPLSSTSYAISMPEKEQPLKGEIESYLMELQSGIPSSSQDSQASSSKLGLDPQVGPLDDGSGEVSLSKSSVSISEPLNPQPLDFSQLFGFIPVNGPPYNPSVSVGNLGMSYTQEEAHSSMAQLPPQTQDPHDPSNSIGLGSLHSLSAAFASSLSTTTTLPRFHQAFQ
- the PLAG1 gene encoding zinc finger protein PLAG1 isoform X2; the protein is MATHSPEKTHKCNYCEKMFHRKDHLKNHLHTHNPNKEAFKCEECGKNYNTKLGFKRHLALHAATSGDLTCKVCLQTFESTGVLLEHLKTHAGKSSGGVKEKRHQCEHCDRRFYTRKDVRRHMVVHTGRKDFLCQYCAQRFGRKDHLTRHMKKSHNQELLKVKQEPMDLLDPFTCNVSVPIKDELLPVMSLPSSELTSKPFTNTLQLNLYNTQIQSMQSSASAHQMVTTSLPLGMPCPIDMESVHPSHQLSLKYPLSSTSYAISMPEKEQPLKGEIESYLMELQSGIPSSSQDSQASSSKLGLDPQVGPLDDGSGEVSLSKSSVSISEPLNPQPLDFSQLFGFIPVNGPPYNPSVSVGNLGMSYTQEEAHSSMAQLPPQTQDPHDPSNSIGLGSLHSLSAAFASSLSTTTTLPRFHQAFQ